The [Bacillus] selenitireducens MLS10 genome includes a region encoding these proteins:
- a CDS encoding YycH family regulatory protein, whose protein sequence is MIEWIKTVVLFMMIITSMVLTWFLWTYQPEYETLDDPSGSYIEIEDIGESRSLFELIFPREILAHQEDDVDLLLAGNGLYEGILEEIMDTEFHYVTERAGNLAPHPDHRFTGLEVVFQEPLPADIVYDVLDFEDDSLPFSGLDRMRIVENPSRIGSDVVAQFVDMNEETVYETDTDMGLGLLEELIAEGSEEQRLRAERFVFTESENDEFQNVRYLPSDSFLMERVTYETIDLPVQSFRQVLFADPEFVKNYYQDSERRSYTDGNRMLDIVDGEMLLEFRQPESFERTDQVTPSVIDGARQYVNGHSGWTDQYYWNGTNAGNDHEDVSFRLHVNQLPVLSGNVPSEDHFMYRLRRSGSQFTEYTRPLFQLADEPFETEAAVELQGSMQLFNQIEEYETFQLSEVTDIRLGYQMNRHRSFAIFEPVWYAEVRGRWMELENLTPEPSGGMTIGLE, encoded by the coding sequence ATGATTGAATGGATCAAAACGGTTGTGCTGTTTATGATGATCATTACCAGTATGGTGCTGACATGGTTTTTGTGGACCTATCAGCCTGAATACGAAACGTTGGACGATCCATCGGGGTCTTATATTGAGATCGAAGACATAGGTGAGAGCCGGTCATTGTTTGAGCTGATCTTCCCAAGGGAGATTCTCGCTCATCAAGAGGACGACGTGGACTTACTTCTCGCAGGCAACGGTCTCTATGAAGGAATTCTGGAGGAAATCATGGATACAGAGTTTCATTATGTGACCGAACGTGCAGGGAACCTCGCCCCCCATCCGGATCACCGGTTTACGGGACTCGAGGTGGTCTTTCAGGAACCGCTGCCAGCTGATATTGTGTATGACGTTTTGGATTTCGAAGATGACAGTCTGCCATTTTCAGGACTTGATCGGATGAGGATCGTTGAGAATCCGTCAAGAATCGGGTCGGATGTGGTGGCGCAATTTGTGGATATGAATGAGGAGACCGTCTATGAGACCGATACCGATATGGGGCTTGGTCTCCTCGAAGAGTTGATCGCAGAAGGCAGTGAGGAACAGCGTCTTCGTGCAGAGCGATTTGTATTTACAGAGAGTGAGAATGATGAGTTTCAGAACGTACGCTATTTGCCATCGGACAGTTTCCTGATGGAGCGGGTTACGTATGAGACGATCGATTTGCCGGTGCAGTCATTCCGTCAGGTTCTGTTCGCAGATCCGGAATTTGTCAAAAATTATTATCAGGATTCTGAGCGGCGTTCGTATACGGATGGGAACCGGATGCTTGATATTGTTGACGGAGAGATGCTGCTTGAGTTCAGACAGCCTGAAAGCTTTGAGCGAACGGATCAGGTCACGCCATCGGTAATTGATGGCGCCAGGCAGTATGTTAACGGTCATTCGGGTTGGACAGATCAGTATTATTGGAACGGGACGAATGCAGGCAATGATCATGAGGATGTCTCCTTCCGGCTGCATGTCAATCAGCTGCCCGTGCTGTCCGGAAACGTTCCGTCTGAGGATCATTTCATGTACCGGCTGAGGCGCAGCGGATCACAGTTTACCGAATACACACGTCCTTTGTTTCAGCTTGCCGATGAACCGTTTGAGACGGAAGCGGCGGTCGAGCTTCAGGGGAGTATGCAGCTGTTCAATCAGATTGAAGAGTATGAAACCTTTCAGCTGAGTGAAGTGACAGATATACGGCTCGGCTATCAGATGAACCGTCACCGGTCTTTTGCCATCTTTGAACCGGTCTGGTACGCAGAGGTTCGTGGGCGCTGGATGGAGCTTGAGAATCTGACGCCGGAACCATCAGGAGGGATGACCATTGGACTGGAGTAA